One genomic region from Jiangella sp. DSM 45060 encodes:
- a CDS encoding cation diffusion facilitator family transporter produces the protein MGAGHGHGHGLPQGATASYAHRRRMQQVLVLIGVVMLVQIVGAYLSGSLALLADAGHMLADGLGVTLALVATAIAAKPANTTRTFGWQRAEILAALTNGVVVGVIGVLAIVGGVRRLGDPGEIETGIMLVVSIVGLLANVVALFLLRSGQRESLNVRGAYLEVMGDTLGSLAVVSAAIVIMATGWVRADALASMLIGVLILPRAWMLLREVLDVLLEATPKGVDLGEVRHHIMDLPGVVDVHDLHAWTITSGVPVLSAHVVITDSAEPGCGADSVLDGLHECLAGHFDIEHSTFQIEPQGHVEHEHAGHA, from the coding sequence ATGGGCGCCGGGCACGGTCACGGGCACGGCCTGCCGCAGGGCGCCACCGCGTCGTACGCGCACCGGCGCCGCATGCAGCAGGTGCTGGTGCTCATCGGCGTCGTCATGCTGGTGCAGATCGTCGGCGCCTACCTCTCCGGCTCGCTGGCGCTACTGGCCGACGCCGGTCACATGCTGGCCGACGGTCTCGGCGTCACGCTGGCGCTGGTGGCCACGGCCATCGCGGCCAAGCCGGCGAACACCACGCGGACGTTCGGCTGGCAGCGGGCGGAGATCCTGGCGGCGCTCACCAACGGCGTCGTCGTCGGCGTCATCGGGGTGCTGGCCATCGTCGGCGGCGTCCGGCGGCTCGGCGACCCGGGCGAGATCGAGACCGGCATCATGCTGGTCGTCTCCATCGTCGGCCTGCTGGCGAACGTCGTCGCGCTGTTCCTGCTGCGCTCGGGCCAGCGCGAGAGCCTGAACGTGCGCGGCGCCTACCTCGAGGTCATGGGCGACACCCTGGGCTCGCTGGCGGTCGTCAGCGCGGCCATCGTCATCATGGCGACCGGCTGGGTCCGCGCCGACGCGCTGGCGTCGATGCTGATCGGCGTGCTCATCCTGCCGCGCGCCTGGATGCTGCTGCGCGAGGTGCTCGACGTCCTCCTCGAGGCCACCCCCAAGGGCGTCGACCTCGGGGAGGTCCGCCACCACATCATGGACCTCCCCGGCGTCGTCGACGTGCACGATCTCCACGCCTGGACGATCACCAGCGGCGTCCCGGTGCTGTCCGCTCACGTCGTCATCACCGACTCCGCCGAGCCCGGCTGCGGCGCCGACTCCGTCCTCGACGGCCTGCACGAATGCCTGGCCGGCCACTTCGACATCGAGCACAGCACGTTCCAGATCGAGCCCCAGGGCCACGTCGAGCACGAGCACGCCGGCCACGCCTGA
- a CDS encoding homogentisate 1,2-dioxygenase gives MFYRSVGQVPPKRHTQFRKPDGGLYYEELMGEEGFSSDSSLLYHEGVPSAIVDSRIWELPDARTVANHPLKPLHLKPHDLFPGKDWKAFDVVTGRRLLLGNGDVRIAYVAAGESSPLYRNAIGDECVYVEDGEATLETMFGLLRVRKGDYAIIPRATVHRWVPTGDGPLRAYVVEANSHITPPKRYLSRFGQFLEHAPYCERDLTAPAEPYVTVGEDVEVYTKHRGHGPSGLVGSIVTYPTHPFDVVGWDGCLYPYTFNVDDFEPITGRIHQPPPVHQVFEGYNFVICNFVPRKVDYHPLAVPVPYFHSNVDSDEVMFYCGGDYEARKGSGIGQGSITLHPGGHSHGPQPAAIERALGKDYFDELAVMVDTFRPLEIGEAGQQSDDGAYAWSWSGRGPTG, from the coding sequence ATGTTCTACCGCAGCGTCGGCCAGGTCCCGCCCAAGCGGCACACCCAGTTCCGCAAGCCCGACGGCGGTCTCTACTACGAGGAGCTGATGGGCGAAGAGGGGTTCTCCTCCGACTCGTCGCTGCTCTACCACGAGGGCGTCCCGTCGGCCATCGTCGACTCCCGCATCTGGGAGCTGCCCGACGCCCGCACCGTCGCCAACCACCCGCTCAAGCCGCTGCACCTCAAGCCGCACGACCTCTTCCCCGGCAAGGACTGGAAGGCGTTCGACGTCGTGACGGGGCGGCGGCTGCTGCTCGGCAACGGCGACGTCCGCATCGCCTACGTCGCCGCCGGCGAGTCGTCGCCGCTCTACCGCAACGCCATCGGCGACGAGTGCGTCTACGTCGAGGACGGCGAGGCCACGCTCGAGACGATGTTCGGCCTGCTGCGCGTGCGCAAGGGCGACTACGCGATCATCCCCCGGGCCACGGTGCACCGCTGGGTCCCGACGGGCGACGGCCCGCTGCGCGCGTACGTCGTCGAGGCCAACTCGCACATCACCCCGCCGAAGCGGTACCTGTCGCGATTCGGCCAGTTCCTCGAGCACGCCCCATACTGCGAGCGCGACCTGACGGCCCCGGCCGAGCCGTACGTGACGGTGGGCGAGGACGTCGAGGTGTACACCAAGCACCGCGGCCACGGGCCGTCCGGGCTGGTCGGCAGCATCGTCACCTACCCGACGCACCCGTTCGACGTGGTCGGCTGGGACGGCTGCCTTTACCCGTACACGTTCAACGTCGACGACTTCGAGCCGATCACCGGGCGCATCCACCAGCCGCCGCCGGTGCACCAGGTGTTCGAGGGCTACAACTTCGTCATCTGCAACTTCGTGCCGCGCAAGGTCGACTACCACCCGCTGGCCGTGCCGGTGCCGTACTTCCACTCCAACGTCGACTCCGACGAGGTCATGTTCTACTGCGGCGGCGACTACGAGGCGCGCAAGGGCTCCGGCATCGGCCAAGGCTCGATCACGCTGCACCCGGGCGGCCACTCGCACGGGCCGCAGCCGGCCGCCATCGAGCGGGCGCTGGGCAAGGACTACTTCGACGAGCTGGCGGTCATGGTCGACACCTTCCGGCCGCTGGAGATCGGCGAGGCGGGCCAGCAGAGCGACGACGGCGCATACGCGTGGAGCTGGAGCGGACGCGGTCCGACCGGCTGA
- a CDS encoding M1 family metallopeptidase, which yields MRSRVRSGAVAMAAVALLAGAVLPASAQSSRPSPGESGAGDAYFPFAGNGGYDAVHYDLDLRYQPPAAAPAPLTGRLDAVATVTIVPTRHLTSFDLDLRGMDVESVVVRDRPAPFTREGDELIVTPKTILPRGKAVDVVVTYGGATGRPTDIEGALYGWVTTRDGAMVASEPDGSMTWYPVSDHPTDKATYDVAVTVPEGLVAVGNGDLVGSATAGGWTTWEWSSREPMASYLVTASVGNYELRQTTTPGGLPLIDAIDRDLAPAASAGLAQTAEMIALFESEFGPYPFSSYGAIVDDDSVGYALETQTRPIYSTRASEGTVAHELAHQWMGNSVSPARWQDIWLNEGWASYAEWLWSEHDGRTTAAENFADVMAIPADNAFWQTVVADPGPLGLFAGAVYDRGAATLYALRQEIGADAFGALSREWPARYKDSAATTDDFQALAEELSGQDLEEFFDVWVWTAGKPATVS from the coding sequence ATGAGATCTCGTGTCAGGTCCGGCGCCGTCGCGATGGCCGCCGTGGCGCTGCTGGCGGGCGCCGTCCTCCCCGCGAGCGCGCAGTCCTCCCGTCCGTCCCCGGGCGAGTCCGGCGCGGGCGACGCCTACTTCCCGTTCGCCGGGAACGGCGGCTACGACGCCGTGCACTACGACCTCGACCTGCGCTACCAGCCGCCGGCGGCCGCGCCCGCGCCACTGACCGGCCGGCTGGACGCCGTCGCGACGGTGACGATCGTGCCGACGCGGCACCTCACCAGCTTCGACCTGGACCTGCGCGGGATGGACGTGGAGTCCGTCGTGGTGCGCGACCGGCCGGCGCCGTTCACCCGCGAGGGCGACGAGCTGATCGTCACGCCGAAGACGATCCTGCCCCGCGGCAAGGCCGTCGACGTCGTCGTGACGTACGGCGGCGCGACCGGGCGGCCGACCGACATCGAGGGCGCGCTGTACGGCTGGGTCACGACCCGCGACGGCGCGATGGTGGCCAGCGAGCCGGACGGGTCGATGACGTGGTACCCGGTCAGCGACCACCCGACGGACAAGGCCACCTACGACGTCGCCGTGACGGTGCCGGAAGGGCTGGTCGCGGTCGGCAACGGCGACCTCGTCGGCTCCGCCACCGCCGGTGGGTGGACGACCTGGGAGTGGTCGTCGCGCGAGCCGATGGCCAGCTACCTGGTGACGGCGTCGGTCGGCAACTACGAGCTGCGGCAGACGACGACGCCGGGCGGGCTGCCGCTGATCGACGCGATCGACCGTGACCTCGCGCCCGCGGCGTCCGCCGGCCTCGCGCAGACCGCCGAGATGATCGCCCTCTTCGAGTCGGAGTTCGGCCCGTACCCGTTCTCGTCCTACGGCGCGATCGTCGACGACGACAGCGTCGGCTACGCGCTGGAGACGCAGACCCGGCCGATCTACTCCACGCGCGCGTCCGAGGGGACCGTCGCGCACGAGCTGGCGCACCAGTGGATGGGCAACTCCGTCAGCCCGGCGCGCTGGCAGGACATCTGGCTGAACGAGGGCTGGGCCAGCTACGCGGAGTGGCTGTGGTCCGAGCACGACGGCCGCACCACCGCGGCGGAGAACTTCGCCGACGTCATGGCGATCCCCGCCGACAACGCGTTCTGGCAGACCGTCGTCGCCGACCCGGGCCCGCTCGGGCTGTTCGCGGGCGCCGTCTACGACCGGGGCGCGGCGACGCTGTACGCGCTGCGGCAGGAGATCGGCGCCGACGCGTTCGGCGCGCTGTCGCGGGAGTGGCCGGCCCGGTACAAGGACTCGGCCGCGACGACCGACGACTTCCAGGCGCTGGCCGAGGAGCTGTCCGGCCAGGACCTGGAGGAGTTCTTCGACGTCTGGGTGTGGACGGCGGGCAAGCCGGCCACGGTCTCTTGA
- the fahA gene encoding fumarylacetoacetase has protein sequence MTWLALRDDDPFDAWTLPYGVFSVAGGPPRVGVAVGSWVLDLAPLAGADLFAHPTLNPFLAAGRPVWDAVRARLLSLVTDPRHRDLVTPRLVPASDVTLRLPFEVADYVDFYASQTHAENVGRLFRPDNPALPAAWRQLPIGYHGRAGTVVVSGTPVARPSGLRRAGGPGSPVEFGPSLRLDIEAEAGFVVGTPSVLGSRVPVGAFEDHVFGMVLVNDWSARDVQAFEYVPLGPFLGKSFATSVSAWVVPLAALEHARVPPPSRSPAVASYLRDAEPWGLDLSFEVEWNGTVVSRPPLSSLYWTPAQMLAHLTVNGASLRTGDLYASGTISGPRPGGSGCFLELTWNGAEPVTLADGSSRTFLEDGDTVTIRATAPGPAGGRIALGEVTGTVHPSP, from the coding sequence GTGACCTGGCTGGCGTTGCGCGACGACGATCCGTTCGACGCGTGGACGCTGCCGTACGGCGTCTTCTCGGTGGCCGGCGGCCCGCCCCGGGTGGGCGTCGCCGTCGGCTCGTGGGTGCTCGACCTCGCACCGCTGGCCGGCGCCGACCTGTTCGCCCACCCCACGCTGAACCCGTTCCTCGCCGCCGGACGGCCGGTGTGGGACGCGGTGCGCGCACGGCTGCTGTCGCTGGTCACCGATCCGCGGCACCGCGATCTCGTCACGCCGCGCCTCGTCCCGGCGAGTGACGTCACGCTGCGGCTGCCGTTCGAGGTGGCCGACTACGTCGACTTCTACGCCTCGCAGACGCACGCCGAGAACGTCGGCCGGCTGTTCCGTCCCGACAACCCGGCGCTGCCGGCGGCGTGGCGGCAGCTGCCGATCGGCTACCACGGCCGGGCCGGCACCGTCGTCGTCTCGGGGACACCGGTGGCACGGCCGTCCGGGCTGCGCCGGGCCGGCGGGCCCGGCTCGCCGGTCGAGTTCGGTCCGTCGCTGCGGCTGGACATCGAGGCCGAGGCGGGCTTCGTCGTCGGGACGCCGTCGGTGCTCGGGTCGCGGGTGCCGGTCGGGGCGTTCGAGGACCACGTGTTCGGCATGGTGCTGGTCAACGACTGGTCGGCGCGCGACGTCCAGGCCTTCGAGTACGTCCCGCTCGGCCCGTTCCTCGGCAAGTCCTTCGCCACGTCGGTGTCGGCGTGGGTGGTGCCGCTGGCGGCGCTCGAGCACGCCCGGGTGCCGCCGCCGTCGCGGTCGCCCGCCGTCGCGTCCTACCTGCGCGACGCCGAGCCGTGGGGGCTGGATCTGTCGTTCGAGGTGGAGTGGAACGGCACGGTGGTGTCGCGGCCGCCGCTGAGCTCGCTGTACTGGACGCCGGCGCAGATGCTGGCCCACCTCACCGTCAACGGCGCGTCCCTGCGCACGGGCGACCTCTACGCCTCCGGCACCATCAGCGGCCCCCGTCCCGGCGGCAGCGGCTGCTTCCTGGAACTGACCTGGAACGGCGCCGAGCCCGTGACCCTGGCCGACGGTTCGTCCCGCACCTTCCTGGAGGACGGCGACACCGTCACCATCCGCGCCACCGCCCCCGGCCCGGCGGGCGGTCGCATCGCGCTGGGCGAGGTCACCGGCACCGTCCACCCCTCCCCATGA
- a CDS encoding DEAD/DEAH box helicase — protein sequence MGVRARLAGFLGVRPLAPDAAGQRTVRRAGEAEAALADVPTGELSRRLRAAGDDDDALAVVRELGRRALGERAHDNQLAAVLGLLAGRIVQLDTGEGKTLVGALAATVSSARGRHITILAANDYLARRDAEWMRPLYDAAGVGVAWVGATSAPEERRAAYAADVVYVAANELGFDTLRDRLVHDESERVRGRREVVIVDEADSVLVDQARLPLVLAGAVDDADADTAMAELVASMEADTHYTVSADGYGAGFTPAGEELIERTFGVDLYSEADGGRTLTLANLAVHAEALLTRDVDYIVRDGAVQLVDASKGRVAHLQRWPDGLQAAVEAKEGLAPSQAGEVLDTVTAAELVEEFGLLCGMTGTAASAAEQFDRMYRRRVEVVAPNVPCVRDDEPLALYATRADKLRAIVERIAAAHASGRPVLAGTPSVADSEELAALLAEADVPCVVLNAKNDEAEAAVIAEAGRRGAVTVSTQLAGRGVDIRLGGSTGSRDEIAALGGLLVVGTELNVAARLDDQLRGRAGRQGDPGGSAFFASLEDDLVARHARLRASSDADGRVAAAGARAQAEHAQRVAEGLALRIYANTHSYAEVPRRQREHVLARREELLARPEPERGVRLHFLDRAWADHLAHLAQVREATPLRSLSGKAPVVEFNAEAVRAFEPLLQDAERDADAFLAAHPDLTDAAELGLGRPSATWTYVVRDDPFGSPLDRFLRGILRRGRPGADDRPAAG from the coding sequence GTGGGTGTGCGCGCGCGTCTCGCGGGTTTTCTCGGTGTCCGGCCGCTGGCCCCGGACGCCGCCGGCCAACGCACGGTGCGCCGTGCCGGGGAGGCCGAGGCCGCGCTGGCGGACGTCCCCACCGGCGAGCTGAGCCGTCGGTTGCGCGCCGCCGGCGACGACGACGACGCGCTCGCCGTCGTCCGTGAACTGGGACGGCGCGCGCTCGGCGAGCGGGCCCACGACAACCAGCTGGCCGCCGTGCTCGGGCTGCTCGCCGGGCGCATCGTGCAGCTCGACACCGGCGAGGGCAAGACCCTGGTGGGAGCGCTCGCGGCCACGGTGTCCAGCGCCCGCGGCCGGCACATCACGATCCTGGCCGCCAACGACTACCTGGCCCGCCGCGACGCCGAGTGGATGCGCCCGCTGTACGACGCCGCCGGCGTCGGGGTGGCCTGGGTCGGCGCCACGTCGGCGCCCGAGGAACGGCGCGCGGCCTACGCCGCCGACGTCGTGTACGTGGCGGCGAACGAGCTGGGCTTCGACACCCTGCGCGACCGCCTGGTGCACGACGAGTCCGAGCGGGTGCGCGGCCGCCGCGAGGTCGTCATCGTCGACGAAGCCGACTCCGTGCTCGTCGACCAGGCCCGGCTGCCGCTCGTCCTCGCCGGCGCCGTCGACGACGCCGATGCCGACACCGCGATGGCCGAGCTGGTCGCGTCGATGGAGGCGGACACGCACTACACGGTGAGCGCCGACGGCTACGGCGCCGGCTTCACCCCGGCGGGCGAGGAGCTGATCGAGCGGACGTTCGGCGTCGACCTCTACTCCGAGGCCGACGGCGGGCGCACGCTCACGCTGGCCAACCTCGCCGTCCACGCCGAGGCGCTGCTGACCCGCGACGTCGACTACATCGTCCGCGACGGCGCCGTCCAGCTCGTCGACGCCTCCAAGGGCCGCGTCGCGCACCTGCAGCGCTGGCCCGACGGCCTGCAGGCGGCCGTCGAGGCGAAGGAGGGGCTGGCGCCGAGCCAGGCCGGCGAGGTCCTCGACACCGTCACGGCGGCCGAGCTGGTCGAGGAGTTCGGCCTGCTGTGCGGCATGACCGGCACGGCGGCGTCGGCGGCCGAGCAGTTCGACCGCATGTACCGCCGCCGCGTCGAGGTCGTCGCGCCGAACGTGCCGTGCGTCCGCGACGACGAGCCGCTCGCGCTCTACGCCACGCGGGCCGACAAGCTGCGCGCCATCGTCGAGCGCATCGCCGCCGCGCACGCGTCCGGGCGGCCGGTCCTCGCCGGCACCCCCAGCGTCGCCGACAGCGAGGAGCTGGCCGCGCTGCTCGCCGAGGCGGACGTCCCGTGCGTCGTGCTGAACGCGAAGAACGACGAGGCCGAGGCCGCGGTCATCGCCGAGGCCGGTCGGCGCGGCGCCGTCACCGTCTCGACCCAGCTGGCCGGCCGCGGCGTCGACATCAGGCTGGGCGGCAGCACCGGGAGCCGCGACGAGATCGCCGCACTGGGCGGGCTGCTGGTCGTCGGGACGGAGCTCAACGTGGCGGCGCGGCTGGACGACCAGCTGCGCGGGCGCGCCGGCCGCCAGGGCGACCCCGGCGGCTCGGCGTTCTTCGCCAGCCTCGAGGACGATCTCGTCGCACGGCACGCCCGGCTGCGCGCCTCGTCCGACGCCGACGGCCGCGTCGCCGCGGCCGGTGCCCGCGCACAGGCCGAGCACGCGCAACGCGTCGCCGAGGGCCTCGCGCTGCGGATCTACGCCAACACCCACTCCTACGCCGAAGTGCCGCGCCGCCAGCGCGAGCACGTCCTGGCCCGCCGCGAGGAGCTGCTGGCCCGGCCCGAGCCCGAGCGCGGCGTGCGGCTGCATTTCCTGGACCGCGCGTGGGCCGACCACCTCGCCCACCTGGCGCAGGTGCGCGAGGCCACGCCGCTGCGGTCGCTGTCCGGGAAGGCGCCGGTGGTGGAGTTCAACGCCGAGGCCGTCCGCGCCTTCGAGCCGCTGCTCCAGGACGCTGAGCGTGACGCCGACGCGTTCCTGGCCGCCCACCCGGACCTCACCGACGCCGCCGAGCTGGGCCTCGGCCGCCCGTCGGCCACCTGGACCTACGTCGTCCGCGACGACCCGTTCGGCTCGCCCCTGGACCGCTTCCTGCGCGGCATCCTCCGCCGCGGCCGCCCTGGCGCCGACGACCGCCCGGCCGCCGGCTGA
- a CDS encoding type IV toxin-antitoxin system AbiEi family antitoxin domain-containing protein, with amino-acid sequence MDLDGLMATQHGMISRAQAIACGLSTRRIEWLVTSGRWRRVHTGVFATFTGPLPFEARVWAAVLRAGRGAVASHRTAAFLDGLCDEPGPVVHVTVPADRYVQCKIEGVRVHYAHRLPRTRHPSKSPPRTRLDETVLDLVDIAPHPRDAEGWVTAACQRRLSTPERLADALRRRKKIRWRPMVEAMLGEVVEGAESPLELRHLRRVERAHGLPAGCRQRRVAGRRVIWVDVDYERYRLRVELDGRVGHVGEGRFRDRRRDNRATVDGHATLRYGHADVFGDPCAVAAEQARVLTARGWTGRPRSCGISCRIPTHDHQ; translated from the coding sequence GTGGATCTGGACGGGCTCATGGCGACGCAGCACGGGATGATCAGCCGTGCCCAGGCCATCGCGTGCGGGCTGAGCACGCGGCGCATCGAGTGGCTGGTGACGTCGGGACGCTGGCGGCGTGTCCACACCGGCGTGTTCGCCACGTTCACCGGGCCGCTGCCGTTCGAGGCGCGGGTGTGGGCGGCGGTCCTGCGAGCGGGCCGGGGCGCGGTGGCCAGTCATCGGACGGCGGCGTTCCTGGACGGCTTGTGCGACGAGCCCGGCCCGGTCGTCCACGTCACCGTCCCGGCCGATCGCTACGTGCAGTGCAAGATCGAGGGTGTGCGAGTGCACTACGCGCACCGGCTGCCGCGCACCCGGCACCCGTCGAAGAGCCCGCCGCGTACCCGGCTGGACGAGACCGTCCTGGATCTGGTCGACATCGCGCCGCATCCACGTGACGCCGAGGGCTGGGTCACGGCGGCCTGCCAGCGTCGTCTGTCCACCCCGGAGCGGCTGGCCGATGCGTTGAGGCGGCGAAAGAAGATCCGCTGGCGTCCGATGGTGGAGGCGATGCTCGGTGAGGTCGTCGAGGGCGCGGAGTCGCCGCTGGAGCTGCGGCATCTGCGCCGGGTCGAACGCGCCCACGGCCTGCCGGCGGGGTGCCGTCAGCGCCGTGTCGCAGGGCGCCGGGTGATCTGGGTCGACGTCGACTACGAGCGGTATCGCCTGCGGGTCGAGTTGGACGGGCGAGTCGGCCACGTCGGCGAGGGACGCTTCCGCGACCGGCGTCGGGACAACCGCGCCACCGTCGACGGGCATGCCACGCTGCGCTACGGCCATGCCGACGTGTTCGGTGACCCGTGCGCCGTGGCCGCCGAACAGGCTCGCGTGTTGACCGCACGCGGCTGGACCGGGCGCCCGCGGTCGTGCGGCATCTCCTGCCGCATCCCCACCCATGATCATCAATGA
- a CDS encoding DUF6263 family protein, with protein MRRITGCLPLAAALLVLAGCGDDSGGGSEETAAPSAAASDETEPENEGEGEGEGEGEEEPVADVACADGPPQAVVADAGDEPRALMELTPTAGDSAATTMTMTTTTSTTIDGEALPAAPVPPMTMGMVITVDDVADDEITMSVVYDSAEIEGGDPTAQGLLDTMVGLTATVTSTRSGAFIDGGYDTEGLDPTLVPLLEQFESQLSSLTVPLPTEPVGVGATWDVATSAELLGGTLCNVYTYTLTSFDGDSYEMTAEIAQQAQPGPLEMGGATAELEELTGSGSGTTGGRLSFPVAVSGSSDITTSTVISADGQTMEQESKVQMELTPRD; from the coding sequence GTGCGCCGCATCACCGGCTGCCTGCCCTTGGCCGCTGCCCTGCTCGTCCTCGCCGGTTGCGGCGACGACTCCGGCGGCGGCTCGGAGGAGACCGCGGCGCCGTCCGCGGCCGCGTCCGACGAGACCGAGCCCGAGAACGAGGGCGAGGGCGAAGGCGAAGGCGAAGGCGAGGAGGAGCCGGTCGCCGACGTCGCCTGCGCCGACGGCCCGCCGCAGGCCGTGGTCGCCGACGCCGGCGACGAGCCGCGCGCGCTGATGGAGCTCACGCCCACGGCCGGCGACTCCGCCGCCACCACCATGACCATGACGACGACCACCAGCACCACCATCGACGGCGAGGCGCTGCCGGCCGCGCCGGTGCCGCCGATGACCATGGGCATGGTCATCACCGTCGACGACGTCGCCGACGACGAGATCACCATGTCCGTCGTCTACGACAGCGCCGAGATCGAGGGCGGCGACCCCACCGCGCAGGGGCTGCTCGACACCATGGTCGGCCTCACGGCCACCGTCACGTCCACCCGCAGCGGCGCGTTCATCGACGGCGGCTACGACACCGAGGGCCTCGACCCGACCCTCGTCCCGCTGCTCGAGCAGTTCGAGTCGCAGCTGTCCAGCCTCACCGTCCCGCTGCCCACCGAGCCGGTGGGCGTCGGTGCCACCTGGGACGTCGCCACCAGCGCCGAGCTCCTGGGCGGCACGCTCTGCAACGTCTACACCTACACGCTGACGTCGTTCGACGGCGACTCCTACGAGATGACGGCCGAGATCGCGCAGCAGGCGCAGCCGGGGCCGCTCGAGATGGGCGGGGCCACGGCGGAGCTGGAAGAGCTGACCGGCTCGGGCAGCGGCACTACCGGTGGCCGGCTGAGCTTCCCGGTCGCCGTCTCGGGCAGCAGCGACATCACCACGTCGACCGTCATCTCGGCCGACGGGCAGACGATGGAGCAGGAGTCCAAGGTCCAGATGGAGCTCACTCCGCGCGACTGA
- a CDS encoding helix-turn-helix transcriptional regulator, with protein MAMNRVSVDAAAVQLFHSLADPARLEIVRLLGHGERRVVDLTGELGLAQSTVSGHLSCLRNAGLVEPHPHGRSTFYALVRPELWALLAAAEDVLAATGSPARLCPDGVGAGHAPHADAVAHASEAGHRARPDTSAPATRPGQVH; from the coding sequence ATGGCGATGAATCGGGTGTCCGTCGACGCGGCGGCGGTGCAGCTGTTCCACAGCCTCGCCGACCCCGCGCGGCTGGAGATCGTGCGGCTGCTGGGCCACGGCGAGCGGCGGGTGGTCGATCTCACCGGTGAGCTGGGCCTGGCCCAGTCGACGGTCTCCGGCCACCTGTCCTGCCTGCGCAACGCCGGACTGGTCGAGCCGCACCCGCACGGCCGGTCCACCTTCTACGCGCTGGTCCGGCCCGAGCTGTGGGCGCTGCTGGCCGCCGCCGAGGACGTCCTCGCGGCGACCGGCTCGCCCGCCCGGTTGTGCCCCGACGGCGTCGGCGCCGGGCACGCGCCGCACGCCGACGCCGTCGCGCACGCCTCCGAGGCCGGGCACCGGGCCCGTCCCGACACGTCCGCGCCCGCCACCCGGCCGGGGCAGGTGCACTGA